The following are from one region of the Paenibacillus sp. JZ16 genome:
- a CDS encoding EamA family transporter, producing the protein MPLWLIYALLSAVTAALVAIFGKIGLQNIDANSATAIRSVIMALFLLGVVGVQGKFSELGDILVQKKALSFIVLSGIAGALSWLFYFLALKYGKVSQVGPIDKLSVVIAVILAFVFLGEKISWINAAGVALIAVGALLVAVK; encoded by the coding sequence ATGCCGTTATGGCTTATATATGCATTGCTGTCGGCGGTCACGGCGGCTCTTGTCGCCATTTTCGGAAAAATAGGCCTGCAAAACATCGATGCCAATTCGGCAACGGCCATCCGCTCTGTCATTATGGCCCTGTTTTTGCTGGGAGTCGTGGGGGTTCAGGGCAAATTCTCGGAACTCGGTGACATTCTGGTTCAGAAGAAAGCATTAAGCTTCATTGTGCTCAGCGGCATTGCGGGGGCATTGTCCTGGCTGTTTTATTTTCTTGCGCTAAAATACGGCAAAGTATCGCAGGTAGGACCTATCGATAAATTGAGCGTTGTCATCGCGGTCATTCTGGCCTTTGTGTTTCTTGGAGAAAAGATATCCTGGATTAACGCAGCCGGCGTTGCACTCATTGCCGTTGGCGCTCTTCTGGTTGCCGTTAAATAA
- a CDS encoding copper amine oxidase N-terminal domain-containing protein yields the protein MVKLWGAGILALSLTLGSVQVPVYADTVQSVTVLESTHELVNGKMRVTADIRNGGTGAEAGFYVVGYDENGKALEVVGDSEYMMSDEIGTYEVDLDSGSSVKRVEVIPAGPAGDQAQLLASGYYTNNGVINVSGVVQNSTVGHNVGMLAVGYDASGKAVEVTSADSYFGGSDVGTFIVQLKAAKLIKSVKVSVIDPVEDAVKLLQTGSRLENGKLVVTGSIQNRNKGGQAGVIVVGSNGSGKVLEVNTTSGYLSSNEIATFQAELEAGKAVSDLKVFLTGNSQTPKIIAEGRTTINNKLVVTIGVENGDVSQRITVKSTAYDAKGRSLGTDTDSMFMTANETTTLRIDYDTRVKSVKLKYYDQSGKQIGEAPIRIKINGQLQSYAQSPVMVGGSVLVPMRPIFESLDASVKWDQKTQSVSSSKGSAQIKLKMGSKQAVVNGKNVALDSAPRMVKGTTMVPLRFVASALGCEVKWDGNEKMVLITTK from the coding sequence ATGGTTAAGCTGTGGGGAGCGGGAATCCTGGCATTGTCGCTTACATTGGGCTCCGTCCAAGTGCCGGTATACGCGGATACCGTACAGAGCGTCACGGTTCTTGAGTCCACGCATGAGCTGGTGAACGGCAAGATGCGCGTGACGGCGGATATTCGCAACGGAGGAACCGGTGCGGAAGCGGGATTCTATGTCGTGGGTTATGATGAAAACGGCAAAGCACTTGAGGTTGTCGGTGATTCCGAATATATGATGAGTGATGAAATCGGTACATATGAGGTGGATCTGGATAGCGGCAGCAGCGTTAAGCGGGTGGAAGTCATTCCTGCAGGACCCGCCGGCGATCAAGCACAGCTGCTGGCTTCAGGTTACTATACGAATAACGGCGTGATTAACGTGTCGGGTGTCGTGCAGAATTCAACGGTCGGGCACAACGTGGGCATGCTCGCGGTAGGTTATGATGCTTCCGGTAAAGCGGTTGAAGTGACATCGGCGGACAGCTACTTTGGCGGCAGTGATGTCGGTACGTTCATCGTACAGCTGAAGGCAGCCAAACTGATCAAAAGCGTAAAGGTATCCGTTATCGATCCGGTTGAAGATGCCGTGAAGCTGCTTCAAACGGGCAGCCGCCTGGAGAACGGAAAGCTTGTCGTGACCGGCTCGATTCAGAACCGGAATAAAGGCGGGCAAGCGGGAGTCATTGTTGTCGGCAGCAACGGCAGCGGCAAGGTTTTGGAAGTCAATACAACTTCGGGCTACCTTTCATCTAACGAAATCGCGACTTTCCAGGCTGAGCTGGAAGCTGGCAAAGCTGTCAGCGATCTCAAGGTGTTCCTGACGGGAAACAGCCAGACTCCGAAAATCATAGCCGAGGGCAGAACGACGATCAACAATAAGCTCGTCGTTACGATCGGGGTGGAGAACGGGGATGTGTCCCAACGAATTACCGTGAAATCAACGGCATATGATGCAAAGGGACGCTCTTTGGGGACGGATACGGATTCCATGTTCATGACGGCCAATGAAACGACGACCCTGCGCATTGATTACGATACACGCGTAAAAAGCGTAAAGCTTAAATATTATGATCAGTCCGGCAAACAAATCGGAGAAGCGCCGATTCGCATCAAAATCAACGGTCAGCTCCAATCCTATGCACAGTCACCGGTCATGGTAGGGGGAAGCGTTCTTGTCCCAATGCGCCCGATCTTCGAATCCCTCGATGCCTCGGTCAAATGGGATCAAAAGACGCAAAGCGTATCTTCCAGCAAAGGATCTGCCCAGATCAAGCTGAAGATGGGCTCCAAGCAAGCGGTCGTTAACGGAAAAAATGTAGCACTGGATTCGGCGCCGCGGATGGTAAAGGGCACCACGATGGTGCCGCTGCGTTTCGTGGCATCCGCGCTGGGCTGTGAAGTGAAGTGGGACGGCAATGAAAAAATGGTGCTGATTACAACGAAATAA
- the sigZ gene encoding RNA polymerase sigma factor SigZ yields MDAVAIWTEYHEPVKRFVMTRIRERADVDDIVQNVFMKVHTHISDLKDEEKRGSWIFQIARNSIVDHYRKTRSGEELPEQLSVVDEYAEIDYDQEVIACFQSVLPCLPDKYREALELTEYRGMSQKELSEHLGISYSGAKSRVQRGREMMKELLTGCCHIESDAYGNIVDFRIVYDEPQPVRKKTKK; encoded by the coding sequence ATGGATGCAGTCGCCATTTGGACGGAGTACCATGAGCCTGTTAAAAGGTTTGTCATGACTAGGATTCGTGAGCGCGCTGATGTGGATGATATTGTACAGAATGTATTTATGAAGGTCCACACCCATATCTCAGATTTAAAGGATGAGGAGAAACGGGGCTCCTGGATATTTCAAATAGCTCGCAACAGCATCGTGGATCATTACAGGAAGACTCGGTCAGGTGAAGAGCTGCCGGAACAGCTGTCTGTTGTCGATGAATATGCAGAGATTGATTATGATCAGGAAGTGATTGCCTGTTTTCAGTCCGTGCTGCCATGCTTGCCGGATAAATATCGGGAAGCTCTTGAATTGACCGAATATAGAGGGATGTCGCAAAAGGAATTAAGCGAGCATTTGGGGATATCATACTCCGGCGCTAAATCAAGAGTACAGCGCGGGAGAGAGATGATGAAAGAGCTGCTGACGGGCTGTTGTCATATCGAATCGGATGCATACGGGAACATCGTGGATTTTCGGATCGTGTACGATGAGCCGCAGCCGGTAAGAAAAAAGACCAAAAAATAA
- a CDS encoding DEAD/DEAH box helicase family protein, producing the protein MKFFPSNLSFRYPWRSYQKRVLHGLEHHLKNRHLHLVAPPGSGKTVLGLEIMLRINRPTIILAPTLTIKQQWASRFVELFLDDQEQPEWISTSLKRPALVTITTYQALHSLLSTAGEQTSVRKKGTAEIEHAHQVEDENYREPEMAMEASEAEVMDSASEDDITNGTEAQETLELLKRQGYHTVIFDEAHHLRMSWWQSAMQLCEMLGQPTKIALTATPPYDVNPREWQRYIELCGPIDEEISVPELVRHGELCPHQDYISLTTPTQEEAAKLREFRLQAAQVKGELIRDKFLADLIVNHPWITQSETYTEEILSSPEYYSSMVLYLRAANQPIWKEAVKLLGMKEKETPDFSEEWLEELLSGMLYKDPHMDRELPELKGLQKRLSRMGMIERRRVYMRSTPAFDKMLVQSVSKLHGIGRILDFERSVLGENLRMVILTDYIRKEDLPKDAADEKPLHRLGVVPIFELIRRQLAEKNSSQSEHELPIGILTGSFVVLPAKAVPLARVCADRRDIHLSERPLAHDSRYVTIDVRDANRSDIVAIITEVFSEGEIRVLVGTAALLGEGWDAPGINSLVMASYVGSFMLSNQMRGRAIRAQRGNPDKTGAIWHLACIDTAKSDGGEDLGSLARRFRSLVGLSISHQTIESGLERMGLDLRKRQTADSINDYNRDTLERAKQRHLLKGRWDSAIALHSSMTEELTADRESIPRPVVFSHTVKAVLLFAVGLGLGAFSETLTSPRLFQSDAPAWFNLLIPVAVALLVSSPWVYKAIKMLARHQSLERSIREVGLVVYTALFDMKLVESGPSIHRLKAEEVGGTVTCWLRDGTTQEKTLFLDSLQQVLDPINNPRYLLYRESRSWFMKKRDYHAVPEEIGRRKEHAERFAQLWRKHIGPAELVYTRTPEGRKILLTARARALSSIFVKKSERVSAWR; encoded by the coding sequence ATGAAGTTTTTTCCGAGTAATCTGTCGTTTCGTTATCCGTGGCGCTCCTATCAGAAAAGGGTCCTTCACGGGCTGGAGCATCATCTGAAGAATCGGCATCTGCATTTGGTGGCGCCGCCGGGTTCGGGGAAGACCGTTCTTGGACTGGAAATCATGCTGCGCATTAACCGGCCGACGATCATCCTGGCCCCCACACTCACCATCAAGCAGCAATGGGCGAGCCGATTCGTGGAATTATTCCTAGACGATCAAGAACAGCCCGAATGGATCTCCACCTCGCTCAAGCGACCGGCATTGGTAACGATTACGACCTATCAAGCCCTTCATAGCCTGCTTAGTACTGCTGGGGAGCAAACCTCTGTGAGGAAGAAAGGTACGGCGGAGATAGAGCATGCGCATCAGGTTGAAGATGAGAACTACAGGGAACCCGAAATGGCCATGGAAGCTTCTGAGGCGGAGGTGATGGATAGCGCTAGCGAGGATGATATCACGAACGGTACCGAGGCTCAAGAAACTTTGGAATTGTTGAAGCGACAGGGCTATCATACAGTCATTTTTGACGAGGCGCATCATCTCCGGATGTCTTGGTGGCAAAGTGCTATGCAGCTGTGCGAAATGCTGGGCCAGCCGACGAAGATTGCCCTTACTGCCACACCGCCATATGATGTTAATCCAAGGGAATGGCAGCGGTATATCGAGCTTTGCGGTCCCATCGACGAAGAGATTAGCGTCCCGGAGTTGGTCCGTCATGGTGAGCTGTGCCCGCATCAGGATTACATAAGTTTAACCACGCCTACACAAGAGGAGGCAGCTAAACTCCGGGAGTTTCGGCTGCAGGCAGCCCAGGTTAAGGGCGAGCTGATCCGGGATAAGTTCCTGGCGGATTTGATTGTCAATCATCCTTGGATTACGCAATCCGAAACGTATACCGAAGAAATATTATCCTCGCCCGAGTATTACTCCAGTATGGTGCTTTATCTGCGTGCCGCCAATCAGCCCATCTGGAAGGAGGCGGTGAAGCTGCTCGGAATGAAGGAGAAGGAAACGCCCGATTTTTCGGAAGAGTGGTTGGAGGAACTCCTTAGCGGCATGCTGTATAAAGATCCGCATATGGATCGTGAGCTGCCGGAGTTAAAGGGTTTACAAAAGAGGCTCAGCCGAATGGGCATGATTGAACGCCGGAGGGTTTATATGCGTTCTACCCCGGCATTTGACAAAATGCTGGTCCAGAGCGTTTCGAAATTGCACGGCATCGGGCGTATTCTTGATTTCGAGCGTTCCGTGCTGGGGGAGAACTTGCGGATGGTGATTTTGACCGATTATATCCGTAAGGAGGACCTGCCGAAGGATGCAGCTGACGAGAAGCCGCTTCATCGGCTCGGCGTTGTCCCCATTTTCGAGTTAATCAGAAGGCAGCTGGCTGAGAAAAACAGCTCGCAGAGCGAGCATGAGCTGCCTATCGGAATTCTGACCGGCTCCTTTGTAGTGCTGCCGGCAAAGGCTGTGCCTTTAGCCAGGGTTTGTGCCGATCGGCGAGATATTCACTTATCGGAGCGCCCGCTTGCTCACGACAGCCGCTATGTAACGATTGATGTTCGTGATGCGAATCGCTCGGATATCGTTGCAATCATAACGGAAGTGTTTTCGGAGGGAGAAATCCGGGTGCTGGTTGGTACGGCGGCTCTTCTGGGTGAGGGGTGGGATGCCCCCGGAATCAATTCCTTAGTCATGGCATCATATGTCGGTTCGTTCATGCTGTCCAATCAGATGAGAGGGCGGGCGATTCGGGCGCAGCGCGGGAATCCCGATAAGACCGGAGCGATCTGGCATCTGGCCTGCATAGATACAGCCAAGAGCGACGGCGGTGAAGATTTGGGCTCGCTGGCCCGCAGATTTCGATCTCTCGTAGGTTTATCGATCTCGCACCAGACCATAGAGTCGGGCTTGGAGCGCATGGGCCTTGATCTTCGGAAAAGGCAAACCGCAGACAGCATTAACGATTATAACCGCGACACATTGGAGCGTGCGAAGCAGCGGCATCTTCTGAAGGGGCGTTGGGATTCGGCGATTGCCCTTCACAGCTCCATGACGGAAGAGCTGACGGCGGATCGAGAGAGCATCCCTAGGCCTGTCGTGTTTTCTCATACGGTGAAAGCCGTACTCCTGTTCGCCGTTGGTCTGGGATTGGGCGCCTTCAGCGAGACGTTAACGTCTCCGCGTTTGTTCCAATCGGACGCGCCGGCCTGGTTCAATTTACTCATCCCGGTTGCCGTTGCCTTACTCGTATCAAGTCCATGGGTATATAAAGCCATCAAAATGCTGGCGCGGCATCAGTCGCTGGAGCGTAGTATCCGTGAGGTTGGTCTCGTCGTTTATACGGCCCTGTTCGATATGAAACTGGTCGAATCTGGGCCAAGCATTCACCGATTGAAAGCTGAGGAAGTGGGAGGAACCGTCACGTGTTGGCTTAGAGACGGAACCACTCAGGAAAAAACACTCTTTTTGGATTCGCTGCAGCAGGTGCTGGACCCGATCAATAACCCGCGTTATCTTCTATACCGTGAATCGCGAAGCTGGTTTATGAAGAAACGGGATTACCATGCCGTGCCGGAGGAAATCGGTCGCCGCAAAGAACACGCGGAACGGTTTGCCCAGCTGTGGCGCAAGCATATCGGCCCTGCCGAACTGGTCTATACTCGCACGCCCGAAGGAAGGAAAATACTTCTGACCGCGCGAGCGAGAGCGTTGTCTTCCATTTTCGTGAAGAAATCGGAGCGGGTCAGTGCTTGGCGATAG
- a CDS encoding aldo/keto reductase, whose amino-acid sequence MKYNLLGNTGVLVSEIGLGTMTFGGGAKWGMFGTLDDKEAGYLVDQALDAGVNFFDTANAYAEGRSEEILGKTLKSKRHQALIATKVRARTGPGPNDIGLSRLHIIRQVEESLKRLNTDYIDLYQIHNPDQLTDWEETLRALDDLVRSGKVRYIGNSNMTGWEIMKTRGISTMHGLHAFKSSQSYYSLAARDIEREIIPALKDQHMGLIVWSPLAGGFLTGKYTREHRGGSEDRHAKLAFPPIDTERVYPILDVLQDIAQAHEATVAQIALAWLLHQQAVTTVIVGAKRTDQLQDNLGASGLILNETELSRLDEVSRLPAEYPGWPFMELDEDIIRKHGQN is encoded by the coding sequence ATGAAATACAATTTACTCGGTAATACAGGTGTGCTGGTATCAGAGATCGGGCTCGGCACGATGACGTTTGGCGGAGGAGCGAAGTGGGGAATGTTCGGCACGCTGGATGATAAGGAAGCAGGTTATCTTGTAGATCAGGCCTTGGATGCGGGTGTCAATTTCTTCGATACAGCCAATGCCTACGCCGAAGGCCGCTCTGAAGAGATTCTTGGTAAAACACTGAAATCCAAGCGACATCAAGCGCTGATTGCTACGAAGGTTCGTGCGCGCACGGGTCCGGGCCCCAACGATATTGGACTGTCGCGGCTGCACATCATTCGTCAGGTGGAAGAAAGCCTTAAACGCCTTAACACCGATTATATCGATCTATATCAAATTCATAACCCGGATCAATTAACCGATTGGGAGGAAACACTCCGTGCACTGGATGACCTTGTCCGAAGCGGAAAAGTACGGTACATTGGCAACTCCAATATGACCGGTTGGGAAATCATGAAAACGCGCGGCATCTCCACTATGCACGGTCTTCATGCATTCAAAAGCAGCCAATCGTATTATTCACTCGCCGCAAGGGATATCGAAAGAGAGATTATCCCTGCCCTAAAGGATCAGCATATGGGTTTGATCGTCTGGAGCCCGTTAGCAGGCGGGTTCTTGACCGGAAAATATACGCGTGAACATCGGGGAGGCTCCGAGGACCGCCATGCCAAATTGGCTTTTCCGCCGATTGATACGGAGCGGGTGTACCCGATTCTTGATGTGCTTCAAGATATCGCGCAAGCTCATGAGGCAACTGTCGCCCAAATTGCGCTTGCGTGGCTCCTTCATCAACAAGCGGTCACCACAGTTATCGTAGGAGCTAAACGTACTGACCAACTGCAAGATAATTTGGGAGCGAGCGGGTTGATTCTGAATGAAACCGAACTTTCTCGACTGGATGAAGTAAGCCGTCTGCCTGCTGAATATCCGGGATGGCCTTTTATGGAACTGGACGAGGATATCATTCGAAAGCATGGGCAGAACTGA
- a CDS encoding acetyltransferase: protein MIWKGLDEVVLHIAPYTEEYHDRLVEIWLRAVSQTHDFLTEEDIRFYYEMMQNGALRAVEIWVCLNTEQGEPIGFMGLDGTKIEMLFVDPLHHGQGSGTELIRHAEQLKGRRLQVDVNEQNPMAHAFYKKYGFVQIGRSELDGSGKPFPLIHMELQ from the coding sequence ATGATTTGGAAGGGACTGGATGAAGTGGTGTTACATATAGCGCCTTATACAGAAGAGTATCATGATCGGCTGGTGGAAATATGGCTTCGTGCCGTATCCCAAACGCATGATTTCCTGACGGAGGAGGATATCCGGTTTTATTATGAGATGATGCAAAACGGAGCGCTGAGAGCCGTAGAGATCTGGGTTTGCTTGAATACCGAACAGGGGGAACCGATTGGATTTATGGGGCTGGATGGCACCAAAATCGAAATGCTGTTTGTGGATCCCCTCCATCACGGCCAAGGCTCAGGAACGGAACTGATCCGGCATGCCGAACAGCTCAAGGGGCGGAGGCTGCAAGTCGATGTGAATGAACAGAACCCCATGGCCCATGCTTTTTATAAAAAATACGGCTTCGTGCAAATCGGTCGCTCCGAGCTGGACGGCTCCGGAAAGCCGTTTCCGCTTATTCACATGGAATTACAGTAG
- a CDS encoding GNAT family N-acetyltransferase produces MNEITMTLVRETDKDLQELIAKLDDYLSTLYPAEGIFGLDLTDPKVKETLFVVAYQEGRPVGCGAVRPLDEEVVEIKRFFVDIPYRNRGIASRILLYLEEQAKNRGYRFSRLETGEPQEESVHFYKKLGYAQIEPFGEYIGSEYSLCFEKCLTS; encoded by the coding sequence ATGAATGAAATCACTATGACTTTGGTAAGAGAGACCGACAAGGATCTTCAGGAGCTCATCGCGAAGCTGGACGATTATTTATCAACGTTATACCCGGCGGAAGGAATATTCGGGCTGGATCTGACTGACCCCAAGGTAAAAGAAACCCTCTTCGTGGTCGCCTACCAGGAGGGCCGACCTGTCGGCTGTGGAGCTGTACGGCCGCTGGATGAAGAGGTGGTTGAGATCAAGCGGTTTTTCGTGGATATTCCATACCGGAACAGAGGAATAGCCTCTCGGATTCTGCTCTATCTGGAAGAGCAAGCGAAGAATCGGGGTTATCGTTTTTCGCGCCTGGAAACAGGCGAGCCGCAGGAGGAATCCGTTCATTTTTATAAGAAGCTGGGGTATGCCCAGATTGAACCGTTCGGTGAATACATCGGGAGCGAATATAGCTTATGTTTTGAGAAGTGTCTGACATCCTAG
- a CDS encoding arginine--tRNA ligase, which produces MLSHLITSSLQQAVNQVCEDMGVQLPDSTPIRIEQPASMEHGDYATNIAMQLAKLLRKAPLHIAELIQAELEQDTTYKQLVYATEIVAPGFMNLRIDWEYWAGHHFELPPATNEKIVIEHTSINPNKSAHIGHLRNSCIGDTLVRLMRKLGYEVEVHNYIDDLGNQLADTVVGMLHTPLSKEHARFGDYCWDVYSSTNKAYEREPGLVQHRTEVLHALEEGNQNLSWIGLLVAERIVKEHLEEMKQFGIDYDLLVWESSIVREGFWASAFELLKNTPLFHQETEGKLAGCWVLKQTGTEAVDDPESDHSMDKVLVRSNGILTYTAKDIAYHLWKYGVLSNDFVYKKFTNEVWTTSTHGEQLSFGKADMVINVIDYRQQYPQAMVKQALESLGFHKEADKLRHVSYGVVSLSPSAASDLGIDTSDGKASYAMSGRQGIGIKITELIHQVAKFIEDTRSDKNGLSSHTIAAASIRYYLLRFALQTEVVFDLKQATEISGNTGVYLLYSYARALSVLNKAQEAGVSPSVPARFPAMEKAEHALLRHISTWHDTLYAAGRDLSPSAICNFTYELCSLFNNFYSACPILKSADEVLRFRVWLTSLFKNTLGEALDVLGLPTPSRM; this is translated from the coding sequence GTGTTAAGTCATTTGATTACTTCGAGCCTTCAACAAGCTGTAAACCAGGTGTGTGAAGATATGGGCGTCCAACTGCCCGATTCTACTCCAATCCGGATTGAGCAGCCTGCCAGCATGGAGCATGGGGACTATGCCACCAACATTGCGATGCAGCTTGCGAAGCTGCTTCGTAAAGCTCCGCTGCATATTGCCGAGCTGATTCAAGCCGAGCTTGAGCAGGATACGACTTATAAACAGCTAGTCTATGCCACGGAGATTGTTGCACCAGGTTTTATGAATCTGCGTATCGATTGGGAATATTGGGCTGGTCATCACTTTGAATTGCCCCCGGCAACGAACGAGAAGATTGTCATTGAGCATACTTCCATCAATCCGAATAAATCCGCCCATATCGGCCATCTAAGAAACTCCTGTATCGGCGATACGCTGGTCAGGCTGATGAGGAAGCTTGGTTACGAGGTGGAGGTTCATAATTATATCGACGACCTTGGCAATCAACTGGCAGATACGGTGGTCGGGATGCTCCACACGCCGCTGTCAAAGGAACATGCCCGGTTCGGCGATTACTGCTGGGACGTGTATTCAAGTACCAATAAGGCCTACGAAAGGGAGCCCGGGCTGGTTCAGCATCGGACCGAGGTTCTGCACGCACTGGAAGAGGGTAACCAGAATCTGTCCTGGATCGGACTGCTCGTTGCCGAGAGAATTGTCAAAGAGCATCTTGAAGAAATGAAGCAGTTCGGCATTGACTATGATCTGCTTGTGTGGGAGAGCAGCATTGTCAGAGAGGGGTTCTGGGCATCCGCTTTCGAGCTGTTGAAGAACACGCCGCTCTTCCATCAGGAAACCGAGGGCAAACTTGCAGGCTGCTGGGTGCTCAAGCAAACAGGAACGGAAGCCGTTGACGATCCGGAGTCAGACCACAGCATGGATAAAGTGCTCGTGCGCTCCAATGGCATCCTGACTTACACCGCTAAAGACATCGCCTATCACCTGTGGAAATACGGTGTGCTCTCCAACGATTTTGTATATAAAAAATTCACAAACGAAGTTTGGACGACGAGCACTCATGGCGAGCAGCTCTCTTTCGGCAAAGCAGACATGGTCATCAACGTCATTGATTACAGGCAGCAGTACCCGCAGGCGATGGTGAAGCAGGCGCTGGAAAGCCTGGGATTCCATAAAGAGGCCGACAAGCTCCGTCATGTCAGCTACGGCGTCGTTTCGTTAAGCCCTTCTGCCGCTTCGGATCTCGGCATCGATACTTCCGACGGGAAAGCATCCTACGCGATGTCCGGACGTCAGGGGATCGGAATTAAAATCACCGAGCTTATCCATCAAGTAGCCAAGTTCATCGAAGACACCCGTTCCGATAAAAACGGTTTGTCCAGTCATACGATCGCAGCCGCCTCCATCCGTTACTATCTGCTTCGTTTTGCACTGCAAACCGAAGTGGTGTTCGATCTGAAGCAGGCCACTGAAATATCGGGAAATACGGGGGTATACCTGCTCTACTCCTACGCGCGTGCACTCAGCGTGCTCAACAAAGCGCAAGAAGCGGGGGTTTCGCCGTCGGTGCCTGCCCGGTTCCCTGCCATGGAAAAAGCGGAGCATGCGCTCCTTCGCCATATCAGCACCTGGCACGATACCCTGTATGCCGCCGGCCGGGATCTATCTCCAAGCGCCATCTGCAACTTTACTTATGAGCTGTGCTCCTTGTTCAACAATTTTTACTCGGCATGCCCAATTCTGAAATCGGCGGATGAAGTGCTCCGGTTCCGTGTATGGCTCACTTCCTTATTTAAAAACACTCTTGGAGAAGCACTGGATGTACTGGGACTGCCCACGCCCAGCCGGATGTAA
- a CDS encoding class I SAM-dependent methyltransferase — MSEQVWKAHDYDRQLSFVSAYGKSVVELLAPQPGERILDLGCGTGDLANEISASGAHVTGMDDSAEMIERAKSKYPGLTFLAGDGENFDTESPYDAVFSNAALHWMKDAGGVVRSVYGALKPGGRFVAEFGGKGNIDGIYQALKTVFADHYGMDADTRNPWYFPSLGQYTTLLESHGFRVHIAHHFDRPTKLPEGKDGVKYWLLHFGDRFFAGFSAQEKDEAIARISQAARATLWREDAFYADYKRLRVFAEKVS, encoded by the coding sequence ATGTCAGAGCAAGTATGGAAAGCTCACGATTATGATCGGCAGTTATCGTTTGTCTCGGCTTATGGAAAAAGCGTAGTAGAGCTTCTTGCGCCCCAACCCGGAGAGCGGATTCTTGATCTCGGCTGCGGAACCGGCGATTTGGCAAATGAAATATCTGCTTCGGGTGCACATGTAACCGGCATGGATGATTCGGCCGAGATGATTGAGCGCGCCAAAAGCAAATACCCCGGGCTTACGTTTCTGGCCGGAGACGGCGAGAACTTCGACACCGAATCGCCGTATGATGCCGTCTTCTCCAATGCAGCCCTGCATTGGATGAAGGATGCTGGTGGTGTGGTACGCTCCGTCTATGGCGCACTCAAGCCCGGTGGCCGATTCGTAGCGGAGTTTGGAGGCAAGGGGAATATCGACGGAATTTACCAAGCTTTGAAAACGGTGTTCGCCGACCATTATGGAATGGATGCCGACACCCGAAATCCGTGGTATTTTCCCAGCTTGGGCCAATATACGACCTTGCTTGAATCCCATGGGTTCCGGGTGCATATCGCCCATCACTTCGACCGTCCCACGAAGCTCCCTGAGGGCAAGGATGGCGTGAAGTATTGGCTGCTGCATTTTGGCGATCGTTTCTTTGCTGGATTCTCGGCTCAAGAGAAGGACGAAGCCATTGCCCGTATCAGCCAAGCTGCCCGGGCGACGCTCTGGCGTGAGGATGCATTTTATGCAGATTACAAGCGCCTGCGAGTCTTTGCAGAGAAAGTTTCATAA
- a CDS encoding DUF4870 domain-containing protein, which translates to MRQLLSSLSYFSIFFAPFILPVIVWIFSPDAYVAKHARRALFSHLFPIIAAIPLIYMAVTAGSFGSVIGYLILFGIIYFGAFVYNVIMGIQVLREYAY; encoded by the coding sequence ATGAGACAGCTTTTGTCCTCTTTATCGTATTTCAGCATCTTCTTTGCCCCCTTCATCCTTCCTGTCATCGTTTGGATTTTCTCCCCGGACGCCTATGTAGCCAAGCACGCCCGTCGCGCCCTATTCTCGCACCTGTTCCCCATTATCGCTGCGATCCCTTTAATCTACATGGCCGTAACCGCAGGGTCCTTCGGTTCCGTCATTGGATACCTGATCCTGTTCGGCATCATCTACTTCGGGGCTTTTGTTTATAATGTGATCATGGGCATTCAAGTGCTGAGGGAGTACGCATACTGA